One stretch of Callospermophilus lateralis isolate mCalLat2 chromosome 11, mCalLat2.hap1, whole genome shotgun sequence DNA includes these proteins:
- the Gp1ba gene encoding platelet glycoprotein Ib alpha chain: MSLLLLLLLLPSPLYSHSICDISKPASQLEVNCEKRNLTMLPADLPADTAILHLSENLLVTFSTASLVPLTRLTQLYLDTNQLSSLQTDGMLPLLETLVISHNELKSLPFLGQALPALTTLDVSFNQLALLSPGALNGLSKLQELYLQHNKLKTLPPGLLETTTQLQKLNLANNKLSELPPGLLNGLEELDTLYLQANWLYTIPKGFFGKLIISFVFLHSNIWYCDCEILYFRHWLEKNPSNVYVWKEGMDVKAMTSNVTSVQCSNLNKTPVYNYAGENCPPIGDVDEHDYYDDTDMVETTKTMAKLSTNIKAYTTHWDLLYSKSTASLTQMPSLPPTEEFTKRQTIFLHTQIPDSSTFPTAIESTTLSKSLKPTSEPITTLTTPNSIKPEPPTTPEPTITQTSLEVTTILTSPQPTTALTSPETTTTLIMSIPPISITPEPITALTSLEATTTLTSPVATTALTSPEPTTALTSPEAIITLTMSVPLTSITAEPTTILTTTEYTSFPTNSGSLTISPESAAQRNFDSARNYPFLNPDICCFLPLGFYILGLLWLLIASVVLILLLTWVWHMKPHALDSDQSAALATAIETTYLEVQRGRQVTVPRAWLLFLQGSLPTFRSSLFLWVRANGRIGPLISGRRPSALSQGRGQDLLGTVNIRYAGHSL; the protein is encoded by the coding sequence ATGTCTCTCCTCCTCTTGTTGCTCCTGCTGCCAAGCCCCTTATACTCCCATTCCATCTGTGACATCTCCAAACCGGCCAGCCAACTGGAAGTGAACTGTGAAAAACGGAACCTGACAATGCTGCCTGCAGACTTGCCAGCAGACACAGCCATCCTTCACCTGAGTGAGAACCTCCTGGTTACCTTCTCCACGGCATCCCTGGTGCCTCTCACTCGCCTTACTCAGCTGTATCTGGATACAAATCAGCTGAGCAGCCTGCAGACAGATGGAATGTTGCCACTTCTGGAGACACTGGTTATATCTCACAATGAATTGAAAAGCCTGCCATTCCTAGGGCAGGCACTGCCTGCACTCACTACCCTGGATGTTTCCTTCAACCAGTTGGCCTTATTGTCTCCTGGTGCACTGAATGGCCTAAGCAAACTTCAGGAACTCTACCTGCAACACAACAAGCTGAAGACTCTGCCCCCTGGGCTCCTGGAAACCACGACCCAGCTACAGAAGCTCAATCTTGCCAACAATAAGCTCAGTGAGCTACCCCCTGGCCTCCTGAATGGGTTGGAGGAGCTTGACACCCTCTACCTCCAAGCAAACTGGCTATACACGATACCAAAGGGCTTCTTTGGGAAACTcatcatttcttttgtttttctccatAGCAATATCTGGTATTGTGACTGTGAGATTCTCTATTTCCGTCACTGGCTGGAGAAAAACCCCAGCAACGTCTACGTATGGAAGGAGGGTATGGATGTCAAAGCCATGACCTCCAATGTGACCAGTGTGCAATGTAGCAATTTGAACAAAACACCTGTCTATAACTATGCAGGGGAAAATTGCCCCCCTATTGGTGATGTGGATGAGCATGATTACTATGATGATACCGACATGGTAGAAACCACAAAGACTATGGCCAAACTCTCTACCAACATCAAAGCCTATACAACCCACTGGGACCTACTCTACTCCAAATCTACTGCTTCTCTGACTCAAATGCCCTCTTTGCCTCCAACTGAAgaattcaccaagagacagaccaTATTCCTACATACACAGATCCCAGATTCCTCCACATTCCCAACAGCCATAGAATCTACCACATTATCCAAAAGTCTAAAACCTACTAGTGAACCCATCACAACCCTGACCACACCAAACTCAATCAAGCCAGAACCCCCAACTACCCCAGAGCCCACCATAACCCAGACCTCCCTGGAGGTCACCACAATCCTGACCTCCCCACAACCTACTACAGCCTTGACCTCCCCGGAGACCACCACAACCCTAATTATGTCAATACCCCCAATCTCAATCACCCCAGAGCCTATCACTGCCCTGACCTCCCTGGAGGCCACCACAACCCTGACTTCCCCAGTGGCCACTACAGCCCTGACCTCTCCAGAGCCTACCACAGCCTTGACCTCCCCAGAGGctatcataaccctaaccatgtCAGTACCCCTAACCTCAATCACTGCAGAGCCCACCACAATCTTGACCACCACAGAATACACCTCATTCCCTACTAATTCAGGCTCCCTCACAATCTCTCCTGAATCTGCAGCTCAAAGGAATTTTGATAGCGCCAGAAATTACCCTTTTCTCAACCCTGACATTTGCTGCTTTCTCCCCTTGGGCTTCTACATCTTGGGTCTCCTCTGGCTCCTGATTGCCTCTGTGGTCCTTATTCTACTGCTGACCTGGGTCTGGCATATGAAACCACATGCCCTGGACTCTGACCAGTCTGCTGCCCTGGCCACAGCCATAGAAACCACATATCTGGAGGTGCAGAGGGGAAGGCAAGTGACTGTGCCTCGAGCCTGGCTGCTCTTCCTTCAAGGATCACTCCCCACTTTCCGTTCTAGCCTCTTTCTGTGGGTACGGGCTAATGGCCGCATAGGGCCTCTGATATCAGGACGGCGGCCCTCAGCCTTGAGTCAGGGTCGTGGTCAGGACTTGCTGGGAACAGTGAACATTAGGTATGCTGGCCACAGCCTCTGA